A single Chanos chanos chromosome 8, fChaCha1.1, whole genome shotgun sequence DNA region contains:
- the lingo4b gene encoding leucine-rich repeat and immunoglobulin-like domain-containing nogo receptor-interacting protein 4b, whose protein sequence is MFVELFTQQWVWPVLLLWGLSVSATNLSWSCPQRCSCHQEMLEVNCSSKHLSTVPEGIPTDSKRLDLSFNRLKTLGRRQFHGLSKLLELDLSDNIISMIEVEAFQGLQSLRLLNIKSNRLKIIPVGVFSGLSNLRSLDISENEILVFLDYTFRDMGKLQQLDAGENDLVFISQRAFVGLQSLQELNVDRSNLTSIPSEALSQLQNLVRLRLRRLTISVLPNNSFRRLHQLRSLQILQWSSLETLNSNSLIGLNLTSLTISYCNLSAIPYAALRHLTYLRYLDLSYNPITSVQGGLLGELLRLQELHLVGGNLLHIQPGAFRGLSHFHLLNVSANRLSTLEESAFHSVGNLQTLRLDANPLACDCRLLWVVRRRRRLDFDGRQPTCWVPGQVRKREFRDFTESELPTVFTCRPARIVDRKPQEAQVEEGSTVLFECKADGYPSPSIIWFSPQQTPFSSMGRIRVLANGSLEVRYAQVQDNGAYLCMAINAAGNDSISVALQVRGLPRNRTAPYFLDESWIETSYPPSTNSTAQMPNPYPFDAKTLIIATTMGFLSFLSSVAICFVFMFFWSQSKGQIKHTATIDFVPRSSVGGGGDGGDTGRFTMKLI, encoded by the coding sequence ATGTTTGTGGAGCTGTTTACCCAGCAGTGGGTGTGGCCTGTCCTGCTCTTATGGGGCTTGAGTGTGTCAGCAACCAACCTCTCCTGGTCGTGCCCTCAGAGATGCTCCTGTCACCAAGAGATGCTGGAGGTCAACTGCTCCTCAAAGCACCTATCCACTGTGCCCGAGGGCATCCCCACTGACTCTAAGCGCCTGGATCTGTCCTTCAATCGGCTGAAAACACTGGGTCGTAGACAGTTCCATGGCCTATCCAAGCTGCTGGAACTGGACCTGAGTGACAACATTATATCCATGATTGAAGTGGAGGCCTTTCAGGGTCTGCAGAGCCTACGCTTGCTGAATATCAAGAGCAACCGCTTGAAGATCATCCCAGTGGGAGTCTTCTCTGGCCTGTCTAATTTGCGCAGTCTGGACATCAGTGAGAATGAGATCTTGGTCTTCCTGGACTACACTTTCCGTGACATGGGTAAACTACAGCAGCTAGATGCTGGAGAGAATGACTTAGTGTTTATCTCCCAGAGGGCCTTTGTGGGGCTTCAGAGCCTTCAGGAGCTCAATGTGGACCGCAGCAACCTTACGTCCATTCCAAGTGAGGCACTTTCACAGCTCCAGAATTTGGTAAGATTACGCCTTCGTCGCTTGACTATCAGCGTGCTGCCCAACAACTCCTTCCGTAGACTACATCAGCTCCGCAGCCTTCAGATCCTTCAGTGGTCTTCACTGGAGACACTAAACAGCAACAGCCTCATTGGGCTTAACCTTACCAGCTTGACCATCAGTTATTGCAACTTGAGCGCCATTCCTTATGCCGCCTTGCGCCACCTGACCTATCTGAGGTACCTGGACCTGTCCTACAATCCCATCACCTCAGTGCAGGGTGGGTTGCTTGGGGAACTATTGAGGCTACAGGAACTTCACCTGGTAGGGGGTAACCTGCTTCACATCCAGCCCGGAGCCTTCAGGGGGCTGTCCCACTTCCACTTGCTCAATGTGTCTGCCAACCGGCTGAGCACCCTTGAGGAGAGTGCTTTCCATTCAGTGGGCAATCTTCAGACCCTGAGACTTGATGCCAACCCCCTGGCATGTGACTGCCGATTACTGTGGGTCGTGAGGCGGCGCCGGCGGCTGGATTTTGATGGTCGCCAACCCACATGTTGGGTTCCAGGTCAGGTACGAAAGCGCGAGTTCCGGGATTTCACTGAATCAGAGTTGCCAACTGTGTTCACATGCAGGCCAGCCCGTATAGTGGATCGCAAACCCCAAGAGGCTCAAGTAGAGGAGGGGAGCACTGTGTTGTTCGAATGCAAAGCAGATGGCTATCCTTCACCATCCATAATCTGGTTTTCTCCTCAACAGACTCCTTTTAGCTCCATGGGAAGAATCCGTGTGCTAGCTAATGGGAGTCTGGAAGTACGATATGCCCAAGTGCAGGACAATGGTGCCTACTTGTGCATGGCAATAAATGCTGCCGGCAATGATAGCATCTCCGTTGCCCTACAGGTGCGAGGTTTACCACGAAACCGCACAGCACCCTATTTCTTAGACGAGAGCTGGATCGAGACCTCCTACCCTCCCTCCACCAACTCGACAGCACAGATGCCCAACCCCTACCCCTTTGATGCGAAGACACTTATCATTGCCACGACGATGGGGTTCCTGTCTTTCCTCAGCTCAGTGGCCATCTGCTTTGTGTTCATGTTCTTCTGGAGCCAAAGTAAGGGTCAAATCAAACATACGGCCACCATTGACTTTGTGCCCCGTAGTTCTGTGGGTGGCGGTGGTGATGGAGGAGACACAGGGAGGTTTACCATGAAGCTAATCTGA
- the LOC115818047 gene encoding semaphorin-7A produces MNRIILTTLLSMVLAEKSPRLKFTAQEQAKFHFKKPENYMTIYHQEGSDILYVGGQGVIYTLKFMDNEVRDTQIPVAVDESAKGNCLSRSVLPQLECDNFITVIEKINDTFVVCGTNAGSPKCWLLVNNTVLTDIPQNGLMTSATDISPPSPSQRFISLSADGSLYSAMSAVSRQPGSIRRTYSTNKLLKTENKWLLNPQFAGAAVIPASEKHREEIFFFFSEINKTVSVDEEPYRAHIGRVCMLDEGGTKNLLPDSWTTFLKARVMCGTPSMPQQYNNIRRTFVLTAQEKTGVMYGLFSNAWDTTVVCAYSIEDIDQAFSTSKLKGYNSPLTGHRPGTCAFKNLPANQYQKNLEVIKDHPEIEDVIRPVGGAPLDLPTDDHFTYVVADTVLAVNDEHYSVIYLGTEQGKVLKVLHTIDEAFIISQYSLFRSEGPVLNMAIDSQKGHLYIGTATEVQRIQLADCGRYGDSCRECILSRDPYCGWDTARKKCTAIPKDYNISSGTIIQSLEQSNASVCGETATLKSRKTVPKEVILSPDGPVLLPCPVHSYHATYRWEKDNCVKHYPCTISGTSCVLGPTPDLQLDQGVFRCMATEDGLKQEVVSYRLVFNSGPLPASFASTLAPSLLLAAATLWLL; encoded by the exons ATGAACCGAATAATCTTGACCACTCTTTTGTCCATGGTTTTGGCCGAAAAATCACCGAGGCTGAAATTCACTGCGCAAG AGCAAGCCAAGTTTCACTTCAAGAAACCTGAGAACTACATGACAATTTACCACCAGGAGGGAAGTGACATCCTCTACGTGGGGGGGCAGGGTGTTATCTACACGTTGAAATTCATGGACAACGAAGTCAGGGATACGCAG ATTCCAGTCGCGGTAGACGAAAGTGCCAAAGGAAACTGTCTCTCGAGATCAGTGTTGCCACAG CTGGAGTGCGACAATTTCATCACTGTCATTGAGAAAATCAATGATACATTCGTGGTGTGTGGGACAAACGCAGGATCCCCTAAATGCTGGCTATTG GTCAATAACACTGTGCTTACTGACATACCTCAAAATGGCCTGATGACATCAGCCACTGAtatttctcccccctccccctcccaaagGTTCATCAGCCTCTCAGCAg ATGGGAGTCTGTACTCTGCTATGTCTGCGGTATCGAGGCAGCCTGGATCCATCAGAAGAACCTACAGCACCAACAAGCTGCTAAAGACTGAGAACAAATGGCTGCTAA ATCCTCAGTTTGCTGGAGCGGCGGTGATCCCAGCATCAGAGAAACATAGGGAAGagatcttctttttcttcagtgagATCAATAAGACGGTCAGCGTGGATGAGGAGCCCTACAGAGCTCACATTGGACGAGTCTGCATG ctTGATGAAGGAGGTACGAAGAACCTGTTGCCAGACTCCTGGACCACCTTTCTTAAGGCAAGAGTAATGTGTGGAACACCAAGTATGCCTCAGCAGTATAACAACATCAGACGCACGTTTGTGCTGACAGCCCAGGAGAAGACTGGGGTTATGTATGGCCTCTTTTCTAACGCTTG GGACACAACTGTGGTGTGTGCATATTCCATCGAAGACATTGATCAGGCCTTCTCTACATCTAAACTGAAAGGTTACAACAGCCCACTGACAGGACACAGACCAGGAACG TGTGCCTTCAAGAATTTGCCGGCCAACCAGTATCAAAAGAACCTGGAGGTGATAAAGGACCACCCAGAGATTGAGGATGTGATCAGGCCAGTGGGAGGGGCACCTTTGGACTTGCCCACAGACGACCACTTCACATATGTCGTGGCTGATACCGTCCTAGCCGTTAATGACGAGCATTACTCTGTCATTTACCtgggaacag agCAGGGGAAGGTCCTTAAAGTGCTGCATACCATCGATGAGGCATTCATCATATCTCAGTATTCCCTGTTCCGTAGTGAGGGGCCAGTCTTAAACATGGCCATTGACTCCCAGAAG GGTCACCTCTATATTGGCACAGCCACGGAGGTCCAGAGAATCCAGTTGGCTGACTGTGGTCGCTATGGAGACAGTTGCCGGGAGTGCATCCTCTCTCGAGACCCTTACTGTGGGTGGGACACAGCCAGGAAGAAGTGCACAGCCATTCCAAAAGACTATAACATCAGCTCTGG GACAATCATCCAGAGCCTTGAGCAATCCAATGCCTCTGTTTGTGGAGAGACTGCAA CTCTGAAGAGCCGTAAAACAGTGCCCAAAGAAGTAATACTGAGTCCAGATGGCCCCGTTCTGCTACCCTGCCCTGTGCACTCCTACCATGCCACCTACCGATGGGAGAAAGATAACTGTGTGAAGCACTACCCCTGCACCATTTCTGGAACCTCTTGTGTTCTGGGGCCTACACCTGACCTGCAGCTGGACCAGGGGGTGTTCCGTTGCATGGCCACAGAGGACGGGTTAAAGCAGGAGGTGGTGTCCTACCGGTTGGTGTTCAACAGCGGTCCTCTACCGGCTTCCTTTGCATCCACCCTAGCTCCCTCTCTACTGCTGGCTGCAGCCACCCTTTGGCTGCTGTAG